The Streptomyces capitiformicae genome contains the following window.
AACCACTTGTTGATCGCGATCATGGGCCCATTGCCGGCGTCGTTGCTCGTGAACGCCTCCGTGTAACCGGCGGCGCGGGCGCGGTGCAGGGAGTCGTTCTTGGCGAGCTTCGCGAGGCCCCGGCCGCGGAAGGCGCGGGCCGTGCCCGTCATACCGGTGAAGTAGCGGTTCCGGCCGTCCGTATGGACCGCGGTGAACGCGGCCGGGGTGCCGTCCACCATGACCACCGTGCTCAGGTCGTGGTCGAGAAGAGGATGGCGGTAGGTCTCGGCGACCCACTGCTCGTAGTCGTCGAACTCCGCGTCCAGATCGCTCGGTTCGTCCAGTGTCGCCTCCGCGTCCAGGTCGAACAGGGGGCGCGGGTCGTCGGCGAAGTCGGCGGCCGTGCGCAGTTCGGCGTCCGGTGGTGGGGACTGGATCGGCGGGAGGGTGCCGTTCGCCAGGTCCAGGCGGAGGAAGTGGGCCGAGCGGCTGCTCGTGTAGCCGCGCCGCTCGGCGAACGCGCGGTTGTCCGGGGTGTCCAGCACCCAGGAGAGCAGCCGGATCGCCCCCACCGCGGCCAGCCGCTCCTCGGCGGCGCGCACCAGCAGCCCGCCCGCGCCCCGGCGCACGTGCTCCGGGTGCACATACACGTTGAGGCTGCCCTGGCCCGGTACGGGGCTGTCGTGGACGATGCCCAGCTGTACCGTGCCGATCACCTCGCCGTCCGCCTCGGCCACCAACTGCTGGTAGTGGGCCTCGGCGGGTGCGCTGGTGGCGGCGTGGAGGAGGGACTCGGCGGTGCTGACCATGAAGGGCAGGGCCCGCCTTCGTACGTCGGCGAACGCCTCGGCGTCCGCGGGGTCGGCGGTGCGGAGGTCGCGCACGATCAGTGTCATGTGAGCGCACGGTACGCGTGAGGTGCGGTTGGCTGCCTTCGATTTTCCGGTGGGTACGGGACAATCGCCGCGTGACCTTGAACATTCGTATCGTGGAGGGGGCCGCGCCGTACGAGCAGGTGCGGGCCCAGATCTCGGAACAGGCCCGCTCCGGGGCGCTGCCCGTGGGGTATCGATTGCCGACCGTGCGGGGGCTCGCCGAGGAACTCGGGCTCGCCGCCAACACCGTCGCCAAGGCGTATCGGGCGCTGGAGACGGACGGGGTGATCGAGACACGGGGCCGCAACGGAACGTTCGTGGCTGCCGCCGGCTCGGCCGCGGAACGGGAGGCCGCCGGGGCTGCGCAGGCCTACGCCGAGCGGGTGCGGCGCCTGGGGCTGAGTGAGCCGGACGCGCTGGCCGCGGCCCGGGATGCCCTGCGGGCGGCGTACGGGGAGTAGGCATCCCGAAATGTCTTTTTTCACGGATTTTCCCGGATTTCCGCGGCTACGCCCGTGCCAGCTTCTCCGGTGTTCGTGTCACCTTCAGGCCCGCCCCCCTCGCCGTCCGTGCGAACGTCATCGCGTCCTCCACCGCCGCCGCGTGCGGGTCGTTGTTGAAGTACGCGTAGACGTCGCGGTCGGCGGGCCAGGTGTCGGTGATGCGGTGCGCCCACGTCGTGAGGGCCTGGCGGCCGTAGTGAGGCCAGGGGCGGGCGCGGCCCACGTGGAAGCGGAGGTAGCCCCAGTCGGTGGTGCGCCAGAGAGGGGTGGCGGGGCGGGACTCGACGTCGGCCCAGCAGAGGGCCGCGCCCCGGCTCTCCAGGACCTCGCGGACCTCGTCCGTCCACCAGGAGTCGTGGCGGGGTTCCACGGCGATTCGGGTACCGCGAGGGAAACAGGCCAGGCAGGCGTCCAGGAGGTCGGGGTCGGCGCGGAGGGTGGGCGGGAGCTGGAGGAGGATCGGGCCCAGGCGGTCGCCCAGGCCCGCGGCACGGGTCATCAGGCGGTCCACCGGCTCCTCGGGGTCCCGCAACCGCTTGATGTGGGTCAGGAAGCGGCTCGCCTTCACCGCGACCACGAAACCCGGCGGGGTGCGCTCCCGCCAGGCCTCGAACGTCACGCGTGCCGGCAACCGGTAGAACGCGTTGTTGTTCTCCACCGTGGCGAAATGCTCGGCGTACTCCTCAAGCCACAGCCGGGTGGGACAGTCCTCCGGGTAGAGGGCGCCCCGCCAGTCCTTGTACTGCCACCCCGACGTGCCGACGAACAGGGTCATACCTCCATGAAAGCACCGTTCGTGGAGGCACCACAGGTTTCATGGAAGCCCTACAGGTACAGCCCCGCGTCCGCCCCGCCCCGCGGCTCGGGCACCGACGTGGGGGACGTCCCCCGGCGCAGCGCGTACAGCTCCGCCAGGGTCGCCCCGTCGCGGCCGACACCCTCGTCCGTGCCGAGCCAGTTCACCGCCTCGTCGCGGGTCAGCGGGCCCACCTCGATACGGGCCAGGCAGCGGCCCGGGCGGACGACCGCCGGGTGGAGGCGTTCCAGGTCCTCGTTGGTCGTGACGCCGACCAGGACGTTGCGACCCTGGCCGAGCAGGCCGTCGGTCAGGTTCAGCAGCCGCGACAGCGCCTGGCCGGCCGTGTGCTTGGCCTCGCCGCGGATCAGTTCGTCGCAGTCCTCCAGCAGGAGCAGCCGCCAGCGGCCCTTGCCCGTCGCGTCCTCCTCGCCGATCGCGATGTCCATCAGATAGCCGACATCACTGAACAACCTCTCCGGGTCCAGGACGCAGTCCACCTGGCACCAGTCCCGCCAGGAGCGGGCCAGCGTGCGCAGGGCCGAGGTCTTGCCGGTGCCGGGCGGGCCGTGCAGCAGCAGGAGACGGCCCGCGATGTCCTCGGGGGTCGTCTTCATCAGCCGGTCCATCGCGTCGGCCACCGGGGCCGTGTAGTTCGGCCGTACCTCTTCCCACGTGCCCGCCGAGATCTGCCGGGTCGTACGGTGCGGGCCCCGGCGCGGCGACACGTACCAGAAGCCCATCGTCACGTTCTCCGGCTGCGGCTCGGGCTCGTCGGCCGCGCCGTCCGTGGCCTGGCCCAGCACCTTCTCCGCCAGCTCGGCACTGGTCGCCGTCACCGTGATGTCGGCGCCGCGGTTCCAGCGGGAGATCAGCACGGTCCAGCCGTCGCCCTCGGCGAGGGTCGCGCTGCGGTCGTCGTCGCGCGCGGAGCGCAGGACCCGCGCGTCCAGCGGCAGCAGGGTGGCGCCCGTCCGTACGCGGTCGATGTTCGCCGCGTGCGCGTACGGCTGCTCGCCCGTCGCGAAACGGCCGAGGAACAGCGCGTCGACGACATCGGACGGGGAGTCGCTGTCGTCGACGTTGAGCCGGATCGGCAGTGCGTCGTGTGGGTTCGCGGACATGCCGACATGATCCGTCACCGAGGGCTCCCGTGCATCCGCTTTCCGTAGCGCGCCGAATCCTGTCGGCGGCGACGGCGACCCCGGCTCAGGAGTTCACCGCGGAAGCTCCCCCACCGCCACCTCGCGCCGTTACTGTTGCCCTTGATGGCACGTCATGGGTGGAATTCGGGGGAGCGGCGGTGGCGACTCACCGCACTCCTCGGCGTGGGGGCGGCCGCCGTGGCCCTCGTCGTGACCCTGGTCAACACGCTTCCCGGGGACGGCGGAAGCACCGCCGGCACCTCCCGCGACGGCGACAAGGTGCACGGCACGCCCGCCGTCCCGTCCGGCGACATCGGGCCCGACGTGGGCTGGGGCTTCACCCACACCCAGTACAGCGCCGACAGGGGCAGCGAGGCTGCGGTGAAGCGGGTCGAGGAACGCCTCGCCGATCAGCCCCTGCCGCAGATCCAGCACATCATGGGCTGGGGCGCCGGCAATCCCGAACCCGTGAAGGGGCGTTACGACTTCGAGGAGATGGACCGGCGTATCGACTTCGTCCGCGCCACCGGTGGCACGCCCGTCGTCACCCTGTGCTGCGCCCCCGACTGGATGAAGGGCGGTGAGTCCGGGGCCGACAGCACGGACTGGAGCCAGGCCGCGCTGGAGACCGCCCCCGAGCCCGAGCACTTCGAGGACTACGCCGCCCTCGCCGCGACCGTCGCCAAGCGGTACCCCGACGTACGGCACTTCATCGTCTGGAACGAGTTCAAGGGCTTCTGGAACGACAGCGAGGCCCGCTGGGACTACGAGGGCTACACCGAGCTGTACAACCTCGTCCACAAGGCCCTGAAGAAGGTCGACGAGGACATCATGGTCGGCGGGCCGTATCTCGTCATGGACAGCGTCGACCCGCGCCAGAAGCAGGATGCGTCCACGTCCCTGAAGGGCGCGTGGGGGGCGATGGACCAGCGGGTCCTCGACGCGTTCGACTACTGGAACAAGAACAAGGCCGGCGCGGATTTCGTGGTCGTCGACGGCTCCAGTTACACCAAGGACGACGATCTGCTGCCGGACGAGTTCGCGGCGACCGAGAAGTTCACGGCCGTGAGTCAGTGGGTGCGGGAGCGTTCCGGCGATCTGCCGCTGTGGTGGGCCGAGTACTACGTCGAGCCCGCCGACGGTGACGACAACCGCCATGGCTGGTCCGAGACCCGTCGCGTCGCCGTCCAGGCATCCGGGTTGATCGGTATGGCGAAGGGCGGGGCGACCTCCGGGTTCTACTGGAATCCGGAGGAGAAGACCGGGGAGTGCCCTGGGTGCCTGTGGACGCCGACCGACAAGAGCGACGGTGGTGAGTCGCTGCCGATGTTCGGGTTGCTGTCCCGGTTCAGCAGGGAGTTCCCGCCTGGGACGACGTACGAGACGGTGTCCGTCGCCGACGATGACAAGCCGAACGTGCGGGTGCTGGCCGACGACAAGGCCGTGCTGGTGGTCAACACCCTGGATCGCTCGATCAGCGCGGACATCGACGGGGAGAAGTTCGAGATGGGCGCGTACGAGGTGAAGTGGCTCAAGCGCTGAGCTCCTACGAAGAGCCCATCGTCAGGAACCTCTGCACCAGCGACGCCAGCAACACCGCCAGCAGCGGCAGGCTGAACCAGAAGCTGCTCTGCAACCACCGGAGTTGGCGCACGCTCGGACGGACCGCCACCCGGACGAACTCGCGGGCGCTCAGCAGCAGGATCAGGGCGATCGCCGCCAGGCCGCCCACCACCGACCACGGGGTCCAGGTCACCTGGGGGCCGATGGGGCCGGGGTCGGGCTCGGGGGCCTTTCCGGGCTGGTCCCGCAGGGCGAAGATCGTGACGTCCTCGTTGGTGAAGGCCCGCTTCAGTTCCCCCCGTTTGTCGAGGTTCTGGATGAGCCGGGACTCCCAGTTCCTGGAGTAACCGGAGTCCAGCTGGAGCGAGACGACCTGACTGCGGTTGACCATCAGATAGGAGTTGGGGCCGGCGTCCTTCAACGACTTGACCAGGCCCGACACCAGGACCGGGTCGCTCGGTGCGAGCGTCGGCACGTACTCGACCTTCTCCATGTCCCGGGCGCCCCACGGCATCGCGGGCGTCACCGAGTTCACGGGGTCGTCGCTCAGCCAGAGCAGCCGCAGGGTCGGGTCGTCGTGGGCGTACACGTACTCCATGGCGGCGACCTCGCCCGTGCGGACGCGCTCGAAGGGCTCGTTGCCCCAGCGGGCGATCAGGAAGCCGCCCATGAGGACGACGCCGGCCATGAGGGCGGCCAGCGGGGCGAGGCTCACCCGGTCCTTGTCGCGCTCCTTGGCGGTGACGCCGGTGCGTGGGAACAGGGCGAGCCCGGCCAGCAGGGCGGCGCCCGGGAGGGCGAACATGAAGACGCGCAGGGCCATTTCGCCGCCGTACGACTGCATGCCGAAGCCCAGGAACGGGATGAAGGTCAGGACGAGGAGGGAGCGTTCGCGGTACTTGTTCTCGCGGCGGCGCCAGAAGCCGTAGCAGGCCAGGAGCATCACGGTGCCGGCGAGGGCCACGCGCGCGTACAGCACGAGTTTGTGGGTCGAACTGCCTTCGCCGATACGGCCGGAGACGGAGGACGTGACGTTTCCGCCGACGCCGCCGACGCCGCCGAAGAGTTCGTCGAAGTGGCCGGACCAGTACGGCTCGGCCAGGAAGCCCAGCCACACGGCGACCATCACGGCGAACAGGATCGGCAGGCCGCGCAGTTCGCAACGGCCGACGAGGACCAGGACCGCGAGCACGCCCAGCATCACGAACGGGGTGAGCTGATGGGCGGGGACCGTTGCCGCGTAGAGCGCGATCAGGACCATCAGGAGGACGGCCCGCTGGCGGCGGTCGGCCGGTTCCACCTCCGCCTCGCCTGGGCGCACCTTGCCCCACAGCATGCGCGGGGCGCGGAACCAGACCAGGAGGATCGCCACGAAGGCCAGGTAGAGGAGGTACGTGAAGCCCTGGGGGGAGAAGTAGTCCTGACCCACCCAGCCGCTCAGTACGAAGATCCAGATGCCCGTCCACTTCGCGCGCCAGCCCGCCCGCATATGGCGGGTGAGGAGGAACATGGGCGCCAGGTAGAGCAGTTGCATGGCCGTCGGCCACCAGCGGATGATCTCCGTGAAGTCGGTGACCCCGCAGGCCTGCGCGACGAACGTGGCCGCCGCGAAGAAGCCCGGCCAGCTCCAGCGGGCGTCCAGGTCGGGTACGGCCGAGCCGGTGCGGTCGATGTAGTCGATGAAGCCGAGGTGCTGCCAGGCGGTCGCGAAGCGGGGCTCGGTCTCGATCACGGCAGGCAGGGCGTGCAGGGACACGACGGTGGCCAGGAGGGTGATGAGGAGCAGGCCCTTGTGCTCGCGGCCCAGCCACAGCAGTGAGGCGAAGACCGTGGCCAGCAGCGCGGCCCCGACCAGGGTCGGTGCGGGCAGCACGGAGATCAGGCCGAGCCCGTCCATCCGGTCCAGGTCGTTGTCGTTCAGCGCCAGCGCGGGCACCCAGTAGAGCAGCAGTGCCGAGAGCAGGAGACAGCCGAGGACCACGCCGGTGATCGTGGGGTGCAGCAGCCGTTCCCGCAGCGGTACCTCGGACGGCTTCACCGGCTCCCGTACGGGCTTCTGGGCGGCCCGCGGCGTCACGGTCTCGCGGGGGATGGACTCCTGCCGTGCGGCGGTCGCCTGCGGTACGGCCTCCTCGCGCTCCGACACGGACTCCTCGCCCTCCTCGAACGGCGCGTCCACCTCCGGTACTTCGGCCGGGCCGAGTGAGGCCTCCGAGCCGGGGGCCCGGCTCTCCACGGGCAGGCCCACCGCCGGTGGTGTCCTGAGGGCCCAGGTCGGCCGGTGGTCCCTGCGGAGCGCCGCCGTTCCGGTGGGCGGGGTGCCCGGGCCGGGGCGGACGTCGGGGCGGCGTTCCAGATGGTCGAAGTCGACGTGGAGGCCGAGCGCGAGGGTGTCGGAGTCGAGCCGCCGGGACCAGGCGCCGCTCTGCTTCTTCGCCGCGGAGGCCACCTTGCCCAGGTCGGCGAGGTCACCGTCCGGTGCCGCGTCCGCCGGTACCTCGGCGGGCGGCGCTCCCCGTACGATCCTGTACAGCCTGGGCGCGGCGACCAGCACGATCACCGCGAGACTGGCGACCTCGGCGATGCCCGCGCCGGTCAGGCCCATCCGGGGGAGCAGGAGCAGCGTCAGGCCGAGCACCAGGACGCACAACAGGCCCTGCAGCCAGGCGAGTCCGGCGGTACGGCTCTGGGCGCGCAGCACCGCGAAGTACGTCTCCATCACGACCCGCAGCAGGGCGCCCACGGCGAACCAGCGCAGCAGCACGGTCGCCGCGTCCGCGTAGCCCTGCCCGAAGACGGCCAGGATCCAGGGCGCCCCGAAGAACAGCGCCGCGCACACCGGCAGCATGATCCGCGCCATCCGCTTCAGCGCGGCCCGGGTGTTGGCGGCGAGGCGTGCCGGGTCGTGGGCGCCCTCGACGGTCAGCGAGGCGCCCATGTTGATGGCGAGCAGATTGACCGTGCCGCCGATGGTGGTGGTGATGTAGAAGTACGCGTTGTCGGCGGAGCTGACCTGGGCGGCGACGATCACCGGGACCAGATAGACCACGGCCAGCGAGAACAGCGAGCCGGTGTAGTCGCCCGCGAGGAAGCGGCCGATCTCCTTCCACGACGGCGGACGCGCGTGGTCCTCGGTGGCTTTGACGTGCTGGGGGATCAGGCGCCGGAACACCAGCCAGCCCAGCGGCAGCACGGACATCGCGATCGCCGCGACCCAGGACACGAACACACCCATGGTCGGGACCGCCGCCGCGAACAGCACCAGCAGCACCAGCTTCACCGCCGAGAACACGGTGTTGCCGACCGGCACCCACACCGCGCTGCGCAGCCCGGTGAGCACCCCGTCCTGAAGCGTCAGCACCGACCAGGCGACCACCGCGAGCACGAAGAACACGGCGTTCACCGGGTCGTGCAGGAAGCGGTACGACGACCCCCACAGGCCCAGCGTCAGCAGGAACATGCCCGCCGCCAGCGCCACGACCACCGAACTGCCCGCGTACGTACGGAAGACCAGCCGTCCCGTGCCGCGTCCGGCGACGGGGATGAACCGGGCCAGGGCACCCGTCAGCGTCAGCGCGGTGAGCCCCGCCAGGAGCTTCATCGCGGCGATCGCGGCGGAGCCCTGACCGACCGCGTCCTCGGTGTAGTAGCGGGCGGCGGCCAGCCAGAAGCCGAGACCGAGTACGGCCGAGATACCGGTGTTGAGCATCAGGGCGTAGGCGTTGCGGAACAGCTGGTTGCCTCCCGCCCCCTTGCCCAGTCCGGGCAGTCGCAGCCGACGGCCGGAGCCGGACCGCTGCTCGGCGCCCTTGGTGGCCTCGGCCGTGGTGGTCTCGGCCTGCTCGGCCGTGGTGGTCGTCGTGTCAGACACGGGAACGGATGGCCTTCCGGACCTGTCGTGCTCTTCGGACCATGGCGTACCCCTTGGTCAGGGCACGGTCCCGGGCGAAGTTGCGGCCGATCGCACGGCCCTCGATCAGCCGCTCGAACTCCTCGACTCCGGTGGAGCGGCGCACCGTGACCCGCCTGAGCGCGTACGGGCCCTGGTCGCGCCGGGCGAGCGCGTTGCCCACCGCCAGCGCCTGCGCGAACCCCGTCTCGCGCACCGCGACGCGCACCCGGCGGCTGGAGTAGCCGTAGGGGTACGCGAAGGAGGCGGGCCGGGTGCCCAGTTCGTCGGCGACGATCTGCCGGCACCGTCGCAGCTCGTACCGGAGCCGGTCCTCGTCGAGGTCGTCGAGCTGGGGGTGGGTGTGGCTGTGGCCGCCGATCTCGACGCCGTTCTCGGCGAGTTCGCGCACCTGGTCCCAGTCGAGCATGGTGTCGAGGCCGCCGCCGTTGTCGTACGAGCCCTTGAGCCAGCCCGTGGTGACGAACAGCGAGGCGGCGAAGCCGTGCTTGGTGAGGGCGGGCAGGGCGTGGCGGTGCACGCCCTCGTAGCCGTCGTCGAAGGTGATCAGCACGGGCCGGGCGGGGAGCGGGCGGCCGTCCCGCCAGCTCGCCGCCAGAGCGGCCGTGTCGACCGGGGTGAAGCCCAGGTCCCCGATGAGCGCCATCTGCTCCGCGAACGCCTCCGGGGCCACGGACAGGTCCCGGGTGGCGTCGTTCGGCGCGGTGGACAGCGCGTGGTACATCAGGATCGGTACCGCCGCTTCGTTCATGACGAGCCCCCCTCGCCCGCTGTGCTCTTGGCGAGTTCGCCCACCGAGAACGTGACGTCACCCCTGCGGGCCCGGACGCTCCCGACAACGTACCCCCCGGCCGCCGCGGCCACCCCCGCGACGATCGCGCCCGCGCGCCCCGCGCCCCCCGCACGGCCGAGCAGCGCGTCCCGCAGCCCGCGCGCCACCCCGGCGGGCAGCACGCGGGTGGTGTAGCGGCGCTCCGACTCCAGACCCTTGCCGGCGCCGACACTCCGGGCGACCAGCGCCTTGGACAGGCCCTCGGCGTAGGTGCGCGTGCGGAAGTACCCGAAGCGCTCCCGCACATCGGGCACCCGGTGGTGGATCACCGCGCGGTCGTCGAGCAGCAGGATCGCGTCCGGTCTGGCGCGGGAGAGGCGGATGCACAGCTCCGTCTCCTCGCAGCCCAGCGGACGCTTGTCCCCATCGCGGCCGATGCCGGTCGCGAAGCCCCCGGCCGCGTCGAACGCGGTGCGGCGGAACGAGGCGTTGCCGCCGAGCACATTGCGCACCCGGGCGACCCCGCCGGGCAGGCCCTTGTACGCGCAGCCCACCACCCAGTCGAACTCCTCCGGGAACCAGGCCGGGCGGCGGCCCGACGCCCAGATGGGGACCGTACGGCCGCCGACGGCCATGACCCGGGGGTCGGTGTACCCCTCGGCGAAGTACGCGAGCCAGTCGCGCTCGGCGACGGCGTCGTCGTCGAGGAAGGCGATGATCTCGCCGTGCGAGGCGGCGATGCCGGTGTTGCGGCCGGCGGACAGTCCGCGCGGGCCCGCGTTGGCGAGCACCCTCACCTCGGCGACCTCTTTGTACTCCCTGGTGAGACGCTCCAGCAGGCCCTGGTTGTGGTCCACCACCAGGAGCGTCTCCAGGGCCGGCCGGGACTGGGCGCGCACCGAGGCGACCGCCGCGAGGATGTCCTCCCAGCGGTCCTCGGTGTACACACAGATGACGACCGAGACGGCCGGCTCGTTCAAGACGACTCTCCCTGACCGGCGGTGAGCATCGTCGCGTGCGAACGGCTGCGCAGCGCACGCCGGTTGGAGCGTTCCTTCAGGATCACCTTCAGCACCCGCAGCCCGTCGCGCACGGCCCGCAGGTTGCTCGCGCCGTGGATGCGCAGGTACTCGTGGCTCGGGATCTCCTGGACCTTCAGGCCCGCCTTGACAACCCGGATGTTCATCAGGGTCTCCACCTCGAAGCCCGTGCAGTCGAGGTCGATCTTGTCCAGGCAGTGCCGCCAGAACGCGTTGTAGCCGTAGCAGAGGTCGGTGTAACGGGCGCCGAACTTCCGGTTCACGGTGGTGCACAGCGCCCAGTTGCCGAGCTTGCGGATCAGGGTCATGTCGTCGGTGCCGCCGCCGTTGGCGAAGCGGGACCCCTTGGCGAAGTCCGCGCCCGAGACCAGGGCGGAGACGTACGACACGATCTCGTGGCCGTCGGCCGAGCCGTCCGCGTCGACCATCACGATGATGTCGCCGGTGCACGCCTCGAACCCGGTGATCAGGGCGTCCCCCTTGCCCTTCCCGCGCTGCGGCACGACCTTGACGTCCGGCCACAACTCACGGGCCACCTCGACGGTGTTGTCGGTGGAGTTGCCGTCGACCAGGACCACTTCGTGGATCCAGCCCGGCAGGGTCTTGAACACGTACGGCAGGTTCTCCGCCTCGTTCATGGCGGGGATCACCACGCTCACCGGCGGCGCGATGGCCAGGTGATGGGAGATCGGCCGGTACTTGGCGAGCGCCTCCGACTCGGCCGGCGTGGTATCGGACTCGGAATCGGATATGGCCGGTTCGGAAATGGCCGGGCGCAGAACTGAGCTCATGAGTCTGGTCCCTCTCGTCCGGTGGACCGCCCGCCCCTGGGCGGTCCGGCTTTGTGTCCGGTTCGAAAGGGGGGTTCTCACTTACGGCATGCGAAATCGATCTCCGTATCGATCTCCGTATCGATCTCCGTATCGATCTTTTGTGCATACCGGGTGAGCTGGCAAAAAGCCGGCCGACTGTCGCGACTCGGCAGTCGGTCGCGCGGCACGACTCGGCAACAGCGTGATCACCGAGCACGGCACCCCCCTACCGCGCCCCGCGCCGGGACCGTCTCGCTCCTCGAGCCCTCCCCTTGGAGCATGTGCCGACGGACCGATGCGGGTGGATGTACAACGATGTATGAAGGTATTGATGATTGAGCCCGTATGGCAAGGCCTATTACTCGGCCTCACGTTTTTGTTGTTGTGTCCGATACTTGTCGTCCTGACCGGATTTTGCCCATCTGCTTCAGTAGTTTGTCTGCCGGTTCGAACAATTCCGGTCGTGCCAACACCGTGTTCCGCAGCGCCCGGACCGGGGCCCTGCGAGCCCGGTGCCCGAGTGCCACGGGATGGCGTCGGGTGACCCACCCCTCGGACACGGAGATCTCCCGTGTCTTCAGGGAATCCTTGTACTGCTTCTGACCACGGCCCAGATCGAGGTACGCGATGCCGTCGGCGGCGCCCTCCTCGGCCATGTGCAGATGCAGGAGCAGCCCCGGCGAGAACTTCGCGAACGCCGGGTCGTACGCCGGGAACCAGCAGGTCAGCACCCGCTCGGACTGCAGCCCGAAATGGGCCGCGATCGGCTTGCCGTCCGCGTACAGCACCGACAGCCGGCCGGTGAAGGAGTCGGAGCGGGTGTGGAAGAGCTGGTGCACGAGCCGGGTGATCCACGGGTGCGCGAAGCGGTCGCTGCGCCCGGTCCTGCGGTACTGCGCCGACTTCCAGGCCATCAGGGTGCGCAGGACCCTCGGGTCGCGCTCGTCGTGCACATAGCGCACCTCGCCGACCGCCCGGCCGAGCCTGCGTTCCTTGGCGAGTGTCGTCCTGATGAACTTCGGTGAGTCGGCGCGCAGTTGGCCGAGATAGGCCTCGTAGCCCTGCTCCAGATCCATGACCGGCGACGGGAAGGTGCCGGTGACGTGGCGTGCGAACGGCGTCTGGCCCGCCGCCAGATGGTCGAACTCCCATACGGCCAGTCCCGAGGCCCGCAGCAGCGCGTGGGCGTCCCAGGTGAAGCCGGGGCGGTGGACCACGCCCTGGCAGTCGGAGAGGCCGAGGCCGATGGCTCTGCCGACACCGACGGCGGATCTCTGGAACGGGAAGAAGGCCGCCGGTTCACCGTCCTCGCGTACGACCGCGATCCGCACCCCGCGCCGGCAGCGGCCGACCGCGAGGGCGAACTCGGGGGACAGGAACGGGTTCGCCAGCTCGGGCGCGCCGTGGAGATGGGCCTTCGACTGCAAAGCGGTCCAGGCCGCCCGGTCGGCGGCGGTCAGTTCGCCGGGGCGGTACACACTGATGTCCACGTCAGGTCCGTCTTCTCTCCGTGCGGCCGCGCAGGCGCCGCAGTGGAGTCAGCAGGAGAACGAGCGAACTGATCACGGTCACGGCCGCGATTCCGCCGGGCATCGACCACGAATGCGTGGCGATCATGCCCTGCGCGACGAGGAGGTTCACCGCGATCGCACCGGCGGCGGACGCCACGATGCGGCCGAGCGGTGCCAGTCCGCGCAAGCCGGTGCCGATGGCGGCTCCCGGCGCGACGAGGAGGAAGAACAGCGTGA
Protein-coding sequences here:
- a CDS encoding lipopolysaccharide biosynthesis protein, producing the protein MSDTTTTTAEQAETTTAEATKGAEQRSGSGRRLRLPGLGKGAGGNQLFRNAYALMLNTGISAVLGLGFWLAAARYYTEDAVGQGSAAIAAMKLLAGLTALTLTGALARFIPVAGRGTGRLVFRTYAGSSVVVALAAGMFLLTLGLWGSSYRFLHDPVNAVFFVLAVVAWSVLTLQDGVLTGLRSAVWVPVGNTVFSAVKLVLLVLFAAAVPTMGVFVSWVAAIAMSVLPLGWLVFRRLIPQHVKATEDHARPPSWKEIGRFLAGDYTGSLFSLAVVYLVPVIVAAQVSSADNAYFYITTTIGGTVNLLAINMGASLTVEGAHDPARLAANTRAALKRMARIMLPVCAALFFGAPWILAVFGQGYADAATVLLRWFAVGALLRVVMETYFAVLRAQSRTAGLAWLQGLLCVLVLGLTLLLLPRMGLTGAGIAEVASLAVIVLVAAPRLYRIVRGAPPAEVPADAAPDGDLADLGKVASAAKKQSGAWSRRLDSDTLALGLHVDFDHLERRPDVRPGPGTPPTGTAALRRDHRPTWALRTPPAVGLPVESRAPGSEASLGPAEVPEVDAPFEEGEESVSEREEAVPQATAARQESIPRETVTPRAAQKPVREPVKPSEVPLRERLLHPTITGVVLGCLLLSALLLYWVPALALNDNDLDRMDGLGLISVLPAPTLVGAALLATVFASLLWLGREHKGLLLITLLATVVSLHALPAVIETEPRFATAWQHLGFIDYIDRTGSAVPDLDARWSWPGFFAAATFVAQACGVTDFTEIIRWWPTAMQLLYLAPMFLLTRHMRAGWRAKWTGIWIFVLSGWVGQDYFSPQGFTYLLYLAFVAILLVWFRAPRMLWGKVRPGEAEVEPADRRQRAVLLMVLIALYAATVPAHQLTPFVMLGVLAVLVLVGRCELRGLPILFAVMVAVWLGFLAEPYWSGHFDELFGGVGGVGGNVTSSVSGRIGEGSSTHKLVLYARVALAGTVMLLACYGFWRRRENKYRERSLLVLTFIPFLGFGMQSYGGEMALRVFMFALPGAALLAGLALFPRTGVTAKERDKDRVSLAPLAALMAGVVLMGGFLIARWGNEPFERVRTGEVAAMEYVYAHDDPTLRLLWLSDDPVNSVTPAMPWGARDMEKVEYVPTLAPSDPVLVSGLVKSLKDAGPNSYLMVNRSQVVSLQLDSGYSRNWESRLIQNLDKRGELKRAFTNEDVTIFALRDQPGKAPEPDPGPIGPQVTWTPWSVVGGLAAIALILLLSAREFVRVAVRPSVRQLRWLQSSFWFSLPLLAVLLASLVQRFLTMGSS
- a CDS encoding GNAT family N-acetyltransferase, with protein sequence MDISVYRPGELTAADRAAWTALQSKAHLHGAPELANPFLSPEFALAVGRCRRGVRIAVVREDGEPAAFFPFQRSAVGVGRAIGLGLSDCQGVVHRPGFTWDAHALLRASGLAVWEFDHLAAGQTPFARHVTGTFPSPVMDLEQGYEAYLGQLRADSPKFIRTTLAKERRLGRAVGEVRYVHDERDPRVLRTLMAWKSAQYRRTGRSDRFAHPWITRLVHQLFHTRSDSFTGRLSVLYADGKPIAAHFGLQSERVLTCWFPAYDPAFAKFSPGLLLHLHMAEEGAADGIAYLDLGRGQKQYKDSLKTREISVSEGWVTRRHPVALGHRARRAPVRALRNTVLARPELFEPADKLLKQMGKIRSGRQVSDTTTKT
- a CDS encoding glycosyltransferase family 2 protein, encoding MNEPAVSVVICVYTEDRWEDILAAVASVRAQSRPALETLLVVDHNQGLLERLTREYKEVAEVRVLANAGPRGLSAGRNTGIAASHGEIIAFLDDDAVAERDWLAYFAEGYTDPRVMAVGGRTVPIWASGRRPAWFPEEFDWVVGCAYKGLPGGVARVRNVLGGNASFRRTAFDAAGGFATGIGRDGDKRPLGCEETELCIRLSRARPDAILLLDDRAVIHHRVPDVRERFGYFRTRTYAEGLSKALVARSVGAGKGLESERRYTTRVLPAGVARGLRDALLGRAGGAGRAGAIVAGVAAAAGGYVVGSVRARRGDVTFSVGELAKSTAGEGGSS
- a CDS encoding glycosyltransferase family 2 protein, giving the protein MSSVLRPAISEPAISDSESDTTPAESEALAKYRPISHHLAIAPPVSVVIPAMNEAENLPYVFKTLPGWIHEVVLVDGNSTDNTVEVARELWPDVKVVPQRGKGKGDALITGFEACTGDIIVMVDADGSADGHEIVSYVSALVSGADFAKGSRFANGGGTDDMTLIRKLGNWALCTTVNRKFGARYTDLCYGYNAFWRHCLDKIDLDCTGFEVETLMNIRVVKAGLKVQEIPSHEYLRIHGASNLRAVRDGLRVLKVILKERSNRRALRSRSHATMLTAGQGESS
- a CDS encoding polysaccharide deacetylase family protein — encoded protein: MNEAAVPILMYHALSTAPNDATRDLSVAPEAFAEQMALIGDLGFTPVDTAALAASWRDGRPLPARPVLITFDDGYEGVHRHALPALTKHGFAASLFVTTGWLKGSYDNGGGLDTMLDWDQVRELAENGVEIGGHSHTHPQLDDLDEDRLRYELRRCRQIVADELGTRPASFAYPYGYSSRRVRVAVRETGFAQALAVGNALARRDQGPYALRRVTVRRSTGVEEFERLIEGRAIGRNFARDRALTKGYAMVRRARQVRKAIRSRV